In Burkholderia pyrrocinia, the following proteins share a genomic window:
- a CDS encoding serine O-acetyltransferase — MAITLRQTAEAIAEDCRRNAFVKTRSVVVFYRVVHYLACRNRLTLLAGAPLILMYIVLCDWLMGIEIPVKTKIGKGLAIYHGTGLVINGYAVIGDYCTLRHGVTIGNTILKDGTIGGVPTIGDYVEFGVHSVVLGAIRVGDRARIGAGAVVLSDVPDGRVAVGVPARILDNGQEPK; from the coding sequence ATGGCCATCACATTGCGACAGACCGCCGAGGCGATCGCCGAAGACTGCCGCCGCAATGCGTTCGTCAAGACACGCAGCGTCGTGGTCTTCTACCGCGTCGTGCATTACCTCGCGTGCCGGAACCGCCTCACGCTGCTGGCCGGCGCGCCGCTGATCCTGATGTACATCGTGCTGTGCGATTGGCTGATGGGCATCGAGATTCCCGTGAAGACGAAGATCGGCAAGGGGCTCGCGATTTATCACGGCACCGGGCTCGTGATCAACGGATACGCGGTGATCGGCGACTACTGCACGCTGCGGCACGGCGTGACCATCGGCAACACCATCCTGAAGGACGGCACGATCGGCGGTGTTCCGACGATCGGCGATTACGTCGAGTTCGGCGTCCACAGCGTCGTGCTCGGTGCGATCCGCGTCGGCGATCGCGCCCGCATCGGTGCCGGGGCGGTGGTGTTGAGCGACGTGCCCGACGGCCGCGTCGCCGTCGGCGTCCCGGCGCGCATTCTCGACAACGGACAGGAACCGAAATGA
- a CDS encoding low molecular weight protein-tyrosine-phosphatase produces the protein MIESILIVCEGNICRSPMAEAMLRQTMPGRRVASAGLNALVGMPAAPYAQDVMRLRGFDVSTHRAQQIGLSLCTDADLILVMDRRQRTSLENQFPFVRGRVFRIGEYTDFDVHDPYRQPRFVFERCARLIELGVSEWSKRLRIV, from the coding sequence ATGATCGAATCCATCCTGATCGTCTGCGAGGGCAACATTTGCCGCAGCCCGATGGCCGAAGCGATGCTGCGTCAGACGATGCCCGGGCGCCGCGTCGCGTCCGCCGGCCTGAATGCGCTCGTCGGCATGCCAGCCGCGCCGTATGCGCAGGACGTCATGCGCCTGCGCGGATTCGACGTGTCGACGCATCGTGCGCAGCAGATTGGCCTGTCGCTGTGTACCGACGCCGACCTGATCCTCGTGATGGACAGACGGCAGCGCACGTCGCTCGAGAACCAGTTTCCGTTCGTGCGGGGACGCGTGTTCCGTATCGGCGAGTACACGGATTTCGACGTGCACGACCCTTACCGCCAGCCCAGGTTCGTATTCGAACGCTGCGCGCGACTGATCGAGCTCGGCGTGTCCGAGTGGTCGAAGCGCCTTCGTATCGTCTGA
- a CDS encoding helix-turn-helix domain-containing protein, producing MGKLAAVFELANQLGRADGAFVDRYELRLYSVHGGPVRSSSGVGIWTEAARTLEASTVHAMFVLSGQGGIDELDEQLITWVRHAHQRARVVRGSGGGRKLLTQIHLAQKEAEKAAPAADGGGASSAGRDDGEPAGDEDDGPFSDALSIVRVDMGYEIAQEIVMCMVSGANRKLTDVLFGARVARASKLIRMAAHHLRVNSENRISIADAAQAAAMSERNFLRRFKNEIGVTPTEFVLRIRLEKACRMLIETDLPADKVARRTGLGSGDRMAKLFRQHLQTSPTEYRAAARKDGDASTDMLYASDLGDWMNGAPS from the coding sequence ATGGGCAAGCTGGCTGCCGTTTTCGAACTCGCGAATCAGCTCGGGCGGGCCGATGGCGCATTCGTCGACCGTTACGAATTGCGACTGTATTCCGTGCATGGCGGCCCGGTTCGCTCGTCGTCGGGCGTCGGCATCTGGACGGAAGCGGCCCGCACGCTTGAAGCGAGCACGGTGCACGCGATGTTCGTGTTGAGCGGTCAAGGCGGGATCGACGAGCTCGACGAGCAGTTGATCACGTGGGTCAGGCATGCGCACCAGCGCGCACGTGTCGTCAGGGGCAGCGGTGGCGGCCGAAAATTGCTGACGCAGATTCATCTGGCGCAGAAGGAGGCCGAGAAGGCCGCGCCGGCCGCGGACGGCGGCGGTGCATCGTCCGCCGGGCGCGATGACGGCGAACCTGCCGGCGATGAAGACGACGGGCCGTTCTCGGATGCGCTGTCGATCGTCCGGGTGGACATGGGCTACGAAATCGCGCAGGAAATCGTGATGTGCATGGTGTCCGGCGCGAACCGGAAGCTGACCGACGTGCTGTTCGGCGCACGCGTCGCACGCGCGAGCAAGTTGATCCGGATGGCCGCGCATCACCTGCGCGTGAACAGCGAGAACCGGATTTCCATCGCCGACGCGGCGCAGGCCGCCGCGATGAGCGAGCGCAATTTCCTGCGGCGTTTCAAGAACGAAATCGGCGTCACGCCCACCGAGTTCGTGTTGAGAATCCGCCTTGAAAAGGCGTGCCGCATGCTGATCGAAACGGATCTTCCGGCGGACAAGGTTGCGCGACGCACTGGCCTCGGCAGCGGCGACCGGATGGCGAAACTGTTTCGCCAGCACTTGCAGACTTCGCCGACCGAATATCGGGCGGCCGCACGAAAAGACGGCGACGCTTCGACGGACATGCTGTACGCATCGGACCTGGGTGACTGGATGAACGGCGCGCCATCCTAG
- a CDS encoding capsular biosynthesis protein has product MILLVIDSLERYYFATRLVNAVRHEYEFAFLTSEPVAHLGLLLNGFRSVYLNQMMPIDVPDGQPVDRTPYQLSIEVLNGQMTQARAKRESAAIFHIASEVLRGLRVEQCVMWNGQQLVCRAVRQACTVHGVATRFIEISNLPGKLFVDSLGVNALSTISRNPEVIDRLPLPDEDTHARWLSTYERDKQMPLPQARTSLARKATSATNYVLKVVSRGVARRRLASVRARNGIPALRQATYMSADTLSTCRYVFLPLQVSGDTQIKLHSDVGNLDAIRHAFEFAANESADLFVKLHPAETDAAEIDAIVRLQEVYHFEIVTSPTTDLLRHAYAVVTINSTVGLEAMLYGKRVVSLGRCFYKDFDRDRLLKYIHSFLIDGIDYFGTARIPADAARRVFARRH; this is encoded by the coding sequence ATGATCCTGCTAGTCATCGATTCTCTCGAGCGATACTACTTCGCCACCCGCCTGGTGAACGCGGTCAGGCACGAGTATGAGTTCGCATTCCTGACGAGCGAACCCGTCGCGCATCTCGGCTTGCTGCTGAACGGATTCCGGTCGGTGTACCTGAACCAGATGATGCCGATCGACGTGCCGGACGGGCAGCCTGTCGACCGAACGCCGTACCAGCTATCGATCGAGGTGCTGAACGGGCAGATGACGCAGGCACGCGCGAAGCGCGAGTCGGCGGCGATCTTTCATATCGCGTCGGAAGTCCTGCGCGGCCTGCGCGTCGAGCAGTGCGTGATGTGGAACGGGCAGCAACTGGTGTGTCGCGCGGTGCGGCAAGCATGCACGGTGCACGGCGTGGCGACCCGCTTCATCGAGATTTCGAATCTGCCGGGCAAGCTGTTCGTCGATTCGCTGGGCGTCAATGCGCTGTCGACGATCAGCCGCAACCCCGAGGTCATCGATCGCCTGCCGCTGCCCGACGAGGACACGCATGCGCGCTGGCTGTCGACCTATGAACGCGACAAGCAGATGCCGTTGCCGCAGGCCAGAACGTCGCTCGCGCGCAAGGCGACGTCCGCGACCAACTACGTGCTGAAGGTGGTCAGCCGCGGGGTTGCCCGAAGGCGCCTGGCCAGCGTGCGCGCGCGCAATGGGATACCGGCGCTGCGGCAAGCCACGTACATGTCGGCCGATACGCTGTCGACCTGCCGCTACGTGTTTCTCCCGCTCCAGGTGTCCGGCGACACGCAGATCAAGCTGCACTCGGACGTCGGCAATCTCGACGCGATTCGCCACGCATTCGAGTTCGCGGCGAACGAGAGTGCCGACCTGTTCGTGAAGCTTCATCCGGCCGAGACCGATGCGGCCGAGATCGACGCGATCGTGCGCCTGCAGGAGGTCTATCACTTCGAAATCGTCACGTCGCCGACCACTGACCTGCTCAGGCACGCGTATGCGGTCGTCACGATCAATTCGACGGTCGGCCTGGAGGCGATGCTGTACGGCAAGCGCGTGGTGTCGCTCGGCCGGTGCTTCTACAAGGATTTCGACCGCGATCGTCTGCTGAAGTACATCCATTCGTTCCTGATCGACGGAATCGACTACTTCGGCACCGCGCGCATCCCCGCCGACGCGGCCCGGCGCGTGTTTGCGAGGCGGCACTGA
- a CDS encoding polysaccharide biosynthesis tyrosine autokinase, whose translation MTQQSAPPQQPVEDGSETDFVAVLDILLESRWLIAAVTCVFLAAGLAYAILGKPVFEANIMVQVEDSPDTSAAKSLLGDVSALFDVKSSAAAEQQILASRLVVERAVDKLNLFIDASPKRFPLIGDWIARHSDGLSDPGLAGFGGYAWGRERIDVPLFDVPRKNEGDTFTLTSLGGKRYRLEGGDLDAAVDGTVGTLERFRSPRGPISLRVDAIAAKPGAAFVLIRNSRLKTIEDIRDRLNVQERVKQSDVVVASLQDTDPKWVSDTMNEIGRQYVRQNIERKSAEAAQSLEFLTAQLPQLKQQLTDSEARLTKVRNEHGTVDLTEEAKLALAQTADAKTRLLELQQKRQELMSRFTERHPSVTVIDEQIAALNGYRNTAELQIRRLPDLQQETVRLMLDVKVNTDLYTALLNNMQQLQLVQAGKVGNVRLVDTAAVPELAVRPKKALVALASLLLGLLAGCGTAIVRSMLFHGISDHNEIERRLGLTVYATVPISDRQHDLAEEAARKSGHKSILSIDFPNEPAVECLRSLRTALQFAMLEAKNNIVLIAGPAPGVGKTFISSNLAVVMASAGKRVLLIDGDIRKGRLHDYLGFPRGRGFTELIAGGARAEDVTHRQVVDGLDFISTGTMPKNPAELLLNRNLAPLVDDLSSRYDIVIIDSAPVLAVPDTGILGAFVGTALLVTMAGKTKLGEIGESAKRFAQNGIRLNGVIFNGVNPRLGQYGYGSKYGGYRYVAYEYGAHDA comes from the coding sequence ATGACTCAACAATCCGCCCCGCCGCAGCAACCTGTCGAAGACGGCAGCGAGACCGATTTCGTCGCGGTGCTCGACATCCTGCTGGAAAGCCGCTGGCTGATTGCGGCAGTCACGTGCGTGTTCCTGGCCGCAGGCCTCGCGTACGCGATTCTCGGCAAGCCCGTGTTCGAAGCGAACATCATGGTCCAGGTCGAGGACAGTCCCGACACGTCGGCCGCCAAGTCGTTGCTGGGCGATGTGTCCGCATTGTTCGACGTCAAGTCGTCGGCCGCCGCCGAACAGCAGATCCTCGCGTCGAGGCTGGTCGTCGAACGCGCGGTCGACAAGCTGAACCTCTTTATCGACGCCTCGCCCAAGCGCTTTCCGCTGATCGGCGACTGGATCGCGCGCCACAGCGACGGACTGTCCGACCCTGGCCTGGCCGGGTTCGGCGGCTATGCATGGGGCCGCGAGCGCATCGACGTGCCGCTGTTCGATGTGCCGCGCAAGAATGAAGGCGACACATTCACGCTGACGAGCCTCGGCGGCAAACGCTATCGGCTCGAAGGCGGCGATCTCGATGCCGCGGTCGACGGAACGGTCGGCACGCTCGAGCGGTTCAGGTCGCCGCGCGGCCCGATCTCGCTGCGCGTCGACGCGATCGCCGCGAAGCCCGGCGCCGCATTCGTGCTGATCCGAAATTCCCGGTTGAAGACGATCGAGGATATCCGGGACCGCCTCAACGTCCAGGAGCGCGTGAAGCAATCGGACGTCGTCGTCGCCAGCCTGCAGGATACCGATCCGAAATGGGTGAGCGACACGATGAACGAGATCGGCCGCCAGTACGTGCGGCAGAACATCGAGCGGAAATCGGCGGAGGCCGCGCAGTCGCTCGAATTCCTCACCGCGCAACTGCCGCAGCTCAAGCAGCAGCTGACCGATTCAGAGGCGCGTCTGACGAAGGTGCGCAACGAGCACGGCACGGTCGATCTCACCGAGGAAGCGAAGCTCGCACTGGCCCAGACCGCGGACGCGAAGACGCGCCTGCTCGAACTGCAGCAGAAGCGGCAGGAGCTGATGTCCCGTTTCACCGAACGGCATCCGAGCGTGACCGTCATCGACGAACAGATCGCTGCGCTGAACGGCTATCGGAACACCGCCGAGCTTCAGATCCGGCGGTTGCCGGACCTTCAGCAGGAAACCGTGCGCCTGATGCTCGACGTCAAGGTCAACACCGACCTCTACACGGCATTGCTGAACAACATGCAGCAACTGCAGCTCGTGCAGGCCGGCAAGGTCGGCAACGTTCGTCTCGTCGACACGGCGGCGGTGCCGGAACTGGCAGTGCGGCCGAAGAAGGCGCTCGTCGCGCTGGCGTCGCTGCTGCTCGGGCTGCTCGCCGGCTGCGGCACCGCGATCGTCCGCTCGATGTTGTTCCACGGCATCTCGGATCACAACGAAATCGAGCGACGTCTCGGCCTCACGGTGTACGCGACCGTACCGATCAGTGACCGTCAGCACGATCTGGCCGAGGAGGCCGCGCGTAAGAGCGGCCACAAGTCGATCCTGTCGATCGACTTCCCGAACGAACCGGCCGTCGAGTGCCTGAGGAGCCTGCGGACCGCGCTGCAGTTCGCGATGCTCGAGGCGAAGAACAACATCGTGCTGATCGCCGGCCCGGCGCCTGGCGTCGGCAAGACGTTCATCTCGTCGAATCTCGCGGTCGTGATGGCCAGCGCCGGAAAGCGCGTGCTGTTGATCGACGGCGACATCCGCAAGGGCCGGCTGCACGACTATCTCGGCTTCCCGCGCGGCAGGGGCTTTACGGAACTGATCGCAGGCGGCGCGCGCGCGGAGGATGTGACCCATCGTCAGGTGGTCGACGGTCTCGACTTCATTTCGACCGGGACGATGCCGAAGAATCCGGCCGAACTGCTGCTGAACCGGAACCTCGCGCCCTTGGTCGACGATCTGTCGTCGCGTTACGACATCGTCATCATCGACTCGGCGCCGGTTCTCGCCGTGCCCGACACAGGCATTCTTGGTGCGTTCGTCGGCACGGCGCTGCTGGTCACGATGGCGGGCAAGACGAAGCTCGGCGAGATCGGCGAATCAGCGAAGCGATTCGCGCAAAACGGCATCCGCCTGAACGGCGTCATCTTCAACGGCGTCAATCCGCGGCTCGGACAATACGGGTACGGCTCGAAGTACGGCGGTTACCGGTATGTCGCGTACGAATACGGTGCGCACGATGCATGA
- a CDS encoding sugar transferase, with translation MNSMINRATDIGLIVLGAFIPALIGATGGARGTLFDGALVAFAAALALSVFPACGIYEAARTRSALHVLGRTVLAWIVVQGMSTALLYVLHRAHVLSSEWFVYWTLASGIGLIAFRALTLAIFGMIERAGDQVRAAAIVHADLRGQLEIGHRTVGRIKRMVKRGFDLVGASMLLVVLAPVLLGIAWTVRRDGGPAIFGHERVGRNGRRFKCLKFRSMVTNADAVLKALLERDADARAEWGREFKLKNDVRITPIGRLLRKTSLDELPQLLNVLKGDMSLVGPRPIVEAELERYGADVRYYLMAKPGMTGLWQVSGRNDTDYSTRVSLDVSYVREWSLRRDIGILFRTINVVVRGSGAY, from the coding sequence ATGAATTCGATGATCAATCGAGCGACCGATATCGGACTGATCGTGCTGGGCGCGTTCATTCCCGCGTTGATCGGCGCGACCGGCGGTGCGCGCGGGACCCTGTTCGACGGTGCGCTCGTCGCCTTTGCCGCCGCGCTGGCCCTGTCGGTATTTCCCGCCTGCGGTATTTACGAGGCGGCGCGGACGCGCTCGGCGCTGCACGTGCTCGGCCGCACGGTGCTCGCATGGATCGTCGTGCAGGGCATGAGCACTGCGCTGCTGTACGTGCTGCATCGTGCGCACGTGCTGTCGAGCGAGTGGTTCGTGTACTGGACGCTCGCCAGCGGGATCGGCCTGATCGCATTTCGCGCGCTGACGCTCGCGATCTTCGGGATGATCGAGCGTGCGGGCGACCAGGTGCGTGCGGCGGCAATCGTACACGCGGACCTGCGCGGCCAGCTCGAGATCGGCCACCGGACGGTCGGGCGCATCAAGCGGATGGTCAAGCGCGGCTTCGACCTGGTCGGCGCATCGATGCTGCTCGTCGTGCTGGCGCCTGTATTGCTGGGCATCGCTTGGACCGTGCGGCGCGACGGCGGCCCGGCGATCTTCGGGCACGAGCGCGTCGGCCGCAACGGCAGGCGGTTCAAGTGCCTGAAATTCCGCTCGATGGTGACGAACGCCGATGCGGTTCTCAAGGCGCTGCTGGAGCGCGACGCCGACGCCCGCGCGGAATGGGGTCGCGAATTCAAGCTGAAGAACGATGTCCGCATCACACCGATCGGCCGCTTGCTCCGCAAGACGAGTCTCGACGAACTGCCGCAGCTGCTGAACGTGTTGAAGGGCGACATGAGCCTGGTCGGGCCGCGCCCGATCGTCGAGGCGGAACTCGAACGCTACGGCGCCGACGTGCGCTACTACCTGATGGCGAAACCCGGCATGACCGGCCTCTGGCAGGTCAGCGGGCGCAACGACACCGACTATTCGACGCGCGTGTCGCTCGACGTGTCCTACGTTCGCGAATGGTCGCTGCGCCGCGACATCGGCATTCTGTTCCGGACGATCAACGTGGTGGTGCGCGGGTCGGGCGCGTATTAG
- a CDS encoding polysaccharide biosynthesis/export family protein, which yields MQRLRQMESARAFAPRRPSRVGPLVMILPLCALLGACGIAPGMRMQQPASIPLQSGATPAESAALPVPVTNIDLSLIRRMRDTERSTRGEARDIVAAPDAYTIGRGDVLQITVWDHPELAAALGAPAQAAPRAADAPPGFVVDQDGTLQFPYAGRLAVAGLTAEQVQTQLTRRLDKTFRNSQVTVRIASFRAKQVYIEGEVHTPGSQPVNDIPMTLYDAIGRAGGFSAAADQSRIVLVRDGVERRIDLTEMAEQGRNPSKIVLRNGDLVRVLPRDESGVFVMGEVNKPVTALPMRNGRLTLSEAIAQAGSLNANTADAAQLYVVRGMQDEQPQVYHLDARSPVAMVLANQFQLKPKDVVYVDGNGLVRFSRVLSLLLPAINAGLTAAIATK from the coding sequence ATGCAGAGGTTGCGTCAAATGGAGTCGGCGCGCGCGTTCGCGCCGCGCCGACCATCGCGTGTCGGTCCGCTCGTGATGATCCTGCCACTGTGTGCATTGCTGGGCGCGTGCGGTATCGCGCCGGGCATGCGCATGCAGCAGCCGGCGTCGATTCCGCTGCAAAGCGGCGCCACGCCGGCCGAAAGTGCCGCGCTGCCGGTTCCGGTCACGAACATCGACCTGTCGCTGATCCGGCGGATGCGCGATACCGAGCGCAGTACGCGCGGCGAAGCCCGCGATATCGTCGCGGCGCCGGACGCGTACACCATCGGCCGCGGCGACGTGCTGCAGATCACCGTCTGGGACCACCCCGAACTGGCGGCGGCGCTCGGCGCGCCGGCGCAGGCCGCACCGCGCGCGGCGGACGCGCCCCCGGGTTTCGTCGTCGACCAGGACGGCACGCTGCAGTTTCCTTATGCGGGCCGGCTGGCGGTCGCCGGACTGACGGCCGAGCAAGTGCAGACGCAGCTCACGCGTCGCCTCGACAAGACGTTCAGGAATTCGCAGGTCACGGTGCGCATCGCATCGTTCCGCGCGAAGCAGGTGTATATCGAGGGCGAGGTGCATACGCCGGGCTCGCAGCCCGTGAACGACATCCCGATGACGCTGTATGACGCGATCGGACGAGCCGGCGGCTTTTCGGCGGCGGCCGACCAGAGCCGCATCGTGCTGGTGCGCGACGGCGTCGAGCGCCGGATCGACCTGACCGAGATGGCCGAGCAAGGCCGCAATCCGTCGAAAATCGTGCTGAGGAACGGCGATCTGGTGCGCGTGCTGCCGCGCGACGAGAGCGGCGTATTCGTGATGGGTGAGGTCAACAAGCCCGTGACGGCGTTGCCGATGCGCAATGGCCGGCTGACGCTGAGCGAGGCGATTGCGCAGGCCGGCAGCCTGAACGCGAACACGGCCGACGCCGCGCAGCTCTACGTAGTGCGCGGGATGCAGGACGAGCAGCCGCAGGTCTATCACCTCGATGCGCGCTCGCCGGTCGCGATGGTGCTCGCGAATCAGTTCCAGCTGAAGCCGAAGGATGTCGTGTACGTCGACGGCAACGGGCTCGTCCGCTTCAGCCGCGTGCTCAGCTTGTTGCTGCCGGCCATCAATGCCGGCCTGACCGCGGCGATTGCGACCAAATGA
- a CDS encoding lipopolysaccharide biosynthesis protein: MINPRDSIVSLAGVVIGQIALFVCIFVIGRRFGPESLGQFNYLLALATFGGTLLAFRYELACVDDEPGESFNAFVNVTALSLVVVTVFVLLIRIAGRVDLYIVAVYALASFVQLAAASYLNSLRRYGWIAVSRVVVNGAFLAGLVLALACPACGRVDVFRLYASVTAAVSIVMVGAILLTGYRAGHSFRLSRGFFTRNRRFALYILPSTLCASVLTYALSIAIPHWFDAQSAGYFAAAYRLGFFPVSLIAQSVGGVFRRDAIGAMARPDASTTVPRVYRAYARALAGLAAVYMAGGALLFGPLVSLFFGETWRGSVGFYHSLMPLFALQLIYVPLSQIFLATRAQRVDFLFQLTCGTCLAGVLGAGRLMNLSAPASVQIFSLTGAALMAVGIALTYRVLNTNLSGSRALA, from the coding sequence ATGATCAATCCGAGGGATTCGATCGTTTCGCTGGCCGGCGTCGTGATCGGGCAGATCGCGCTGTTCGTCTGCATTTTCGTGATCGGACGACGGTTCGGGCCGGAGTCGCTCGGCCAATTCAACTATCTGCTCGCACTGGCGACCTTCGGCGGAACGCTGCTTGCATTTCGCTACGAACTGGCATGCGTCGACGACGAGCCGGGCGAGTCGTTCAACGCGTTCGTCAACGTGACGGCGCTGAGCCTGGTCGTCGTTACCGTGTTCGTGCTGCTGATCCGCATCGCCGGCCGCGTCGACCTGTATATCGTCGCCGTCTATGCGCTGGCATCGTTCGTCCAGCTGGCCGCCGCATCCTACCTGAACAGCCTGAGACGCTACGGATGGATTGCAGTGTCGCGCGTGGTCGTCAACGGTGCGTTCCTCGCCGGCCTCGTGCTGGCGCTTGCGTGCCCCGCGTGCGGGCGCGTCGACGTGTTCCGGCTGTATGCGTCGGTGACCGCGGCGGTCTCGATCGTGATGGTCGGTGCGATCCTGCTGACCGGCTATCGGGCCGGCCATTCGTTCAGGCTTTCACGCGGCTTCTTTACCCGGAACCGCCGTTTCGCGCTGTATATCCTGCCGTCGACGCTGTGCGCATCGGTGCTGACGTACGCGCTGTCGATCGCGATTCCGCACTGGTTCGATGCGCAGAGCGCCGGCTACTTTGCCGCGGCTTACCGGCTGGGGTTCTTTCCGGTTTCGCTGATCGCGCAGAGCGTCGGCGGGGTCTTCCGGCGCGACGCCATCGGAGCGATGGCGCGACCGGATGCGTCCACGACGGTGCCGAGGGTGTACCGGGCCTACGCACGCGCGCTCGCGGGGCTTGCGGCCGTTTATATGGCCGGCGGGGCGTTGCTGTTCGGACCGCTTGTCAGTCTGTTTTTCGGCGAAACCTGGCGAGGCTCGGTCGGGTTCTATCACAGCCTGATGCCGCTCTTCGCGCTGCAGCTGATCTACGTGCCGCTGTCGCAAATCTTCCTGGCCACGCGCGCGCAGCGTGTCGATTTCCTGTTTCAGCTGACCTGCGGCACCTGTCTCGCCGGTGTGTTGGGCGCGGGGAGACTGATGAACCTGTCGGCCCCGGCGAGCGTGCAGATTTTCTCGCTGACGGGCGCGGCGCTGATGGCGGTCGGCATCGCGCTGACGTACCGGGTACTCAACACGAATCTGTCCGGATCCCGGGCGCTGGCGTGA